In Phaseolus vulgaris cultivar G19833 chromosome 3, P. vulgaris v2.0, whole genome shotgun sequence, the sequence TAGCAAAAAATAGAATATCCTACATGTTTTATCTATCCTCAACAAGAGCACCACAACCAaccaaaaaaacatatatttctcGTGCTCTCTCCTACAGACATAATATAGACAAAATAAATCCTTGTAACATTACAAAATTTGCATTCCTTACAATTTAGataatttctttaataaaaCACCTCAGTACATAcccaataaaaatatatatagtccATGATCCATGATAGTATACATGATAATCCAAGATTCATTCTCATCTTAAAGTGGTACAAAAGAAAGTTGTTGTCCTCCAGTCCCAGGACACATAATGAGAAAAAATGAGCATTAACATCTTGAACTGTGGGACCTATAACTCTGAGAACCTCACAAGGACAAGTAGCGcatttgcaaaagataaaaaatgCTGCAAGGAAAGACATTACGtaacaaatttcaaaatttcaattgGGTGAAGACACCCTTCCgtgtatgaaaaaaatatatttaagtattTATGTTTTAATCCACACTCATGCCTTCATTTGTGCCACTGTAAAAATCTCCTCTACATCCACTACATTACCTCTAAAATTGACATTGTTCCTATGGTTCCATATACCCCATATTACCGCTATCCACTCACATCTCCAaatctcattttcttttttcctaACCCTACTGATATcatactgaaaaattgttggTTTGGGCAGTTATGGTGAACTTAAGCCCTTCCAACccataaatcacatttaaagAATGAGTGACTTATGTTCTCTTGGTGCATTCTTCATAACAAACATATTCTTTCACCTATATTTATACTCCTAGCCTGCAGATTATCAGCAGTAACAATGTTACCTATGATTAACCTCCAAGTGAAGAAGTGGGTGAAGGGTAAGGCTTTTGATCTCCAAAACTCTTCAAAGAAAAACCCTAGGTCAATGATTGTTAGAGGTAATAACTTTGAGTAAGCTGATTTTACCGCATATGTTTTAGTATTACCATCTTTCTGCATCCATTCATCTAACCCTTAATTAGTCAAGGAAAAACTCTCTAAATCGGTCATGAATGCTACAACCTTTTTCTGCTCCCATACAAATCACTCTCTTCTCCATATTAACTTGCCAATGATTCTCACTCCAAATTCCAAAATTGGTTCAAAGTACCACATTTAATTTCCGAGTTTTGAAATATACTTGGGAACTTCTCCTTTAAAGGCTTATGTCCAAGCCGATTATCAGTCCAAAACCTTGCTTTAGTCCTATTTCCAATTTTCCAACCTCTATTATTATTGAACAAATTATTGTTTTCTCCTCCACAACACTTCCTAATatctcactacaaaaaaaaaatcaaatttaccGACGAATTTTTAGCCACGAACTTGAATCTATAGGTAAATTCAGTTTTACCTACGAATATTATCTACTGATATGAATCCGTAAGTAAACTCAATATTATCTACCTTTGTAGCACAGACACTATATGAACACTGATACGATACGGACACAAACACGGCACAGAGATacgtaaaatttctaaaatgtaggacacggggacacaaatctatatatattatataattatgaattatataaattgacaataaagatttacgtgcacaagtatgttccagattattttttggagcagaaagatgtttttcatgactgattcacaagaatttgtttcttatttttgtaatcataataacaatttatacaataaagtttgaatttttagaaaattaatgtatttttcctttttaaaattgtgttagaaccgtattagaattgttagaaatctaacaaataccttttgaattggacacttcacagatacgtgtcctacaggtgtcatacgagtgttGGTGTCCAATACGAGTATCGGACATGCCATTTAAGATGTGTATCCTAGCTTCGCAGGTAAATTCAACTTTACCTACATATTATATTACCCACAAATCTCTATATGTAggtaaattttacattatataaatttttttaccaTGAATCTATATCTAAAATAAATCcaataatattactaattattaatataaatatttttattaaaaatattaagaatataaataatcttaataattttaaaagttttagtaatataaataatattaatcataataattatatacataatatttaaaatattattacaatatgattaattataaaatcataactaatattcaaaaaaaataataataaataataattataaataataatcataactaatagATATACATActattaacattataaaattaataatattattaataataatattattattattaataatattgatgacattaataatattaataatgttggtaacatgaataataataattataaataataatcacaACAAGatgtaatattaataaataataattttgaaataataattaaatttaaataataattttttttttttataaatatgttggATTTATCCACGGACTGGAGTTGGTAAGTAGTTACAGTTTCCATTACCCACGAACTAGAGTTGGTAGGTAACTACTATTTCCATTACCCATGGACTCGAGTTGGTAGGTAATTACTTTTTCCATTACCTACAGACTAGAGTTAGTAGGTAACTACTGTTTCTATTACACACGAACACATTGTTCGTAGGTAAATTACCTTCTTACACATggatttatattaataatattaattttttttattaatattaataatattaatttttatttattaatattaataatattaatttttttattaatattaataatattaattaaaatatcattattatttctattatttgtaatattaatagtattaatagtCCTTTCTAAAAACCATATTTAAACTCTGAGATATGTTTCCATAAACCGTCATCCTCCCCTCCTAATCTCCACTTCCATTTCTCTAATAAAATCATCTTGAACCATTTTAAATCCTTTATTTCCTACCTCCCATCATTTATTGGTAGTCGTCGAGACTTGACACAACGATATGAAGATGGCATGACAATTGTTGCTCATGATGGTAAACCAATATTTTTCTTACAATGACATGCAATCCTTCTTGGAGTGAAATTTTATCAGAACTTAAAAATTTTCAAACTCCACAAGATCGTCCTGACTTGGTCACAAGAATATTTCGAGCAAAATTTGAACAATTGAAGGAAGATGTTATTGATAAAGGACTTCTTGGAAAAGTTAAAAGTTACATGTATGTGACTGAATTTCAAAAACATGGACTACCCCATGTACATATGTTACTTATCTTACAAGATAATGATAAATTACGTGATCCAGAAGATTATGATAGCATTGTTAGAGCAGAAATACCAAAAAGTGAAGAAGAGCCACAATTGCACGAAGATGTACTGAAACACATGATACACGGGCCTTGCAGAACTCTTAATCCAAGATCACCATGTATGAAGCACAATCAATGTAAGAAAAAGTATCCTAAAGAGTTCTTGGAAGAAACACGTCAAGGTAATGCTTCATATCCACAATACAAGAGGCGTTTCAATGCATCAGTATCTATAAATAGAAATGCAAATGTTGACAACAGATGAGGGGTTCCTTAAAACCCTTGGTTGTTGTTAAAATATGATTGTCATATAAATGTTGAGGTGTGGAGTAGCAtcaaaagtattaaatatttatacaagTATGTGTACAAAGGTCCAGATCGAGTAGCAATGGAGGTTCGTAGAGGATCAATTGTAGATGAAGTCCAACAATATATTGATGCTAGATGGATTTGAGCTCCGGAGGCTTTATGGAAAATATTCAGATTTACACTTTATCGAATGAATCCAAGTGTAGAAAGATTACAAATTCATTTACCAAATCGTCATCAGGTGcgcttcttttttatttttctataaaagaaataaatgtttTCTTATTGTATAGTATAATATTGTCTAGTATAAATTCATGTAAACTGAAGTTGCACCTCAAATCTTGAAACTTTCTTTGTTGGttcttattttatctatttgtCCTTCTGTAATTCTAGAGAGAGAAGACAAAGAGATCAAAGTGGTGCAATATTTCAATTCATCATCTTTGTTTTTTACTTTCTATTTCAGGTGCGCTTCTATAAACATCAGAACATAAGTGATGTATTAAATGATGACAATAACTCCAAAACCATACTCACACAATTCTTTGCACTAAATTATCGAGATCCACATTTTAGAAGTTATTTGTATAGAGAAATTCCACAACATTATTGTTGGCACAACAAACAAAAGGAACGGTACCCAAGAAGGTCAAGGAAGAAAGTTATTAGTCGAATTTATACTGTATCTccttcagaaggagaaaagTTCTTCTTGCGTATTTTGTTATCCCATATAAGAGGGCCAACCAGTTGGGAATACCTATTATCACCAAATGAAACATATTGCCCCACATTTAAAAAAGCAGCTGAAAAATGGGGATTTTTAGAAAGCGATAATAGTATTCATGAATGCTTAGTTGAAGCATCAAGTTTACAAATGCCTTATGCTTTAAGGAGATTGTTTGTGACCATATTAATTTTTGTGAACCAACTGATGTTCGAAGTCTCTGGAATGAGTTTTATATCTTTACGGTAGAAGATTATACTTCAACAAACACTTCTATGGGCATCAACGTTAATATGCTATTGAGGGATTTAAATGATCTTCTTATTCAACATGGTAAAACAATCAATGATTTTGATTTACCAACATTAACATTTGATGCATTTGAAAATACTTTAGTACCAAGAATTATACAAGAAGAGTTATCAATACAAATACCTAATGAAGATGTTGACAATGTACAAAGATTGAATATTGATCAGTTGACCTCTTTCAATACCATTTTAGATGTAATACATCGTAAGCAAAGTCAAGTATTTTTTGTGGATGGACCAAGAGGAACCGGTAAAACATTCATTTACCGTACATTAATTGCATATTATAAAAGTaaaggaaaaattattttagcgACAACCTCCTCTGGTATAGCTGTAACATTATTACCTGGTGGTCGAACTGCACATTCTCAATTTAAGATACCTATTAATGTAGAAGTTGGTTTGTTCAATAAGCAAACAAATTGATCTTGCAAAGCTACTAAGACaaacaacaaaaattatttgGGATGAAGCACCCATGATTAATAGATATGCTTTAGAGGCATTAGATAGATCATTAAAGGACATTCTAGATTGTGATGCTCCATTTAGGGggaaagtgatttttttttatcagcaataataGGGGGGGGGGGAAGTAATGATATAAGGAGGAGATTTTGTACCCAagattaataattaaaacttgTATGAAATTCCACAACATTATTGTTGGCACAACAAACAAAAGGAATGGTACCCAAGAAGGTTAAGGAAGAAAGTTATTGGTCGAATTTATACTGTATCTccttcagaaggagaaaagTTCTTCTTGCGTATTTTGTTATCCCATATAAGAGGGCCAACCAGTTGGGAATACCTATTATCACCAAATGAAACATATTTCCCCACATTTAAAAAAGCAGCTGAAAAGTGGGGATTTTTAGAAAGCGATAATAGTATTCATGAATGCTTAGTCGAAGCATCAAGTTTACAAATGCCTTATGCTTTAAGGAGATTGTTTGTGACCATATTAATTTTTGTGAACCAACTGATGTTCGAAGTCTCTGGAATGAGTTTTATATCTTTACGGTAGAAGATTATACTTTAACAAACACTTCTATGGGCATCAACGTTAATATGCTATTGAGGGATTTAAATGATCTTCTTATTCAACATGGTAAAACAATCAATGATTTTGATTTACCAACATTAACATTTGATGCATTTGAAAATACTTTAGTACCAAGAATTATACAAGAAGAGTTATCAATACAAATACCTAATGAAGATGTTGACAATGTACAGAGATTGAATATTGATTAGTTGATCTCTTTCAATACCATTTTAGATGTAATACATCGTAAGCAAAGTCAAGTATTTTTTTGTGGATGGACCAAGAGGAACCGGTAAAACATTCATTTACCGTACATTAATTGCATATTATAAAAGTaaaggaaaaattattttagcgACAACCTCCTCTGGTATAGCTGTAACATTATTACCTGGTGGTCGAACTGCACATTCTCAATTTAAGATACCTATTAATGTAGAAGTTGGTTTGTTCAATAAGCAAACAAATTGATCTTGCAAAGCTACTAAGACAAACAACAACAATTATTTGGGATGAAGCACCCATGATTAATAGATATGCTTTAGAGGCATTAGATAGATCATTAAAGGACATTCTAGATTGTGATGCTCCATTTAGGGggaaagtgatttttttttatcagcaataataGGGGGGGGGGGAATTGATGATATTAGGATGAGATTTTCGCTAGGTACTACCAGTTGTTCAAAAGGGTACAAAGGCACAAATGATTTCTGCGTGTATTGTCAAGTCTTCTTTATGGAGTAACATAAAGGTATTGCATTTACAACAAAACATGCAGTCATTACAAGATCACAATTTTGCAAAATACCTCATGTCCATCGGAGATGGGATTGAACCTACAATTCTTGATGATATGGTGAAAATACCCCATGGACTAGCAATACCATGGGAAGGAGAGAGTTCAATACAAAAACTTATACAAGAAACCTTTCCCCAATTGCAATTTCAtacatgggatgcatcttataTGGTTCAGAGAGCCATATTGACTCCAAAAAATGAAGATGTTGAAATACTTAATAACATGATTATCAATCATTTTCTTGGAGAACAACATAATTTATTGTGTCACATAATCTATACCAACAAGAGTACTTGAACTCCATTGCTCCAAGTGGCTTGCCACCACATATTTTAAAGCTTAAAAAAGGTGCACCATTAATGTTGTTGTGAAACAGAGACCATAAATCTGGGTTATGTAATGGGACGAGATTATTGTGTCGTGGGTTCTACATGAACATGTTGGATGTTGAAAACTTGACAGGTCAACAtgttggaaatttttttttcttaccaagaattaaacataaaacaatAGAAAGTACAAGTCTCACATTTGTGCTTATTAGGAAATAATTTCCTGTGAAATTAAGTTTTGTCATTACTATAAATAAATCACAGGGGCAAACTATACCTAATGTTGGAATTTACCTTCCACGACACGTTTTTAGTCATGGTCAATTATATGTTGCATTATCAAGAGGTGTTTCTCAAACTTCAacaaaaattcttattaaaGGACACCTTGaaggagaagaaggaaattttagcaaaaatgttgtttataaacatattttgtTATCGCAAAATCAAGTATTGTTCGTTTTAATTATATGTGACACATAAAGATAATATATGTGATTATTCTGCTTACactatttcttatatatattaaaggCAACATAATATACAAGGAGCCCTTCCAGTTGAATGGAGATATCAACACAAAGCATTTACACATTTATCTACACAAACaagtatttattaatatatgtatattgcatatatatatatatgtatgtgtgtCTGTGTGTATTTTGCAATTTATTCATAATTGACATTCTTTCGTaggaaataaaatttgtaaacaaTGGAACACTTAGAAGGATGATCAATCACTCGCATTGATTAAGTCAATTGACACCAAGGTATAATGATTgtacataatgatgatgataatgatattttttattcatgtactataaatttatattattaatataagtgtgcaaataataacatttttatttgaaatttaatattaaacatatatatatatataaatgataaaaataaaaaaatgtggatACATAGTCGCGAGAGCGCCTATGTTTCCATAAACCGTCATCTTCCCCTCCTAATCTCCACTTCCATTTCTCTAATAAAATCATCTTGAACCATTTTAAATCCTTTATTTCCAACCTCCTATCCTTAAATTTGTGCTCATATTATCTCATTTAACCCAAGTTATTTCCAAACTCCTGCGTGATAATAATTTAATGGCTGATGGGTTAAAGGAAAGAGGACTATTAGAAGTACATCTTCTTTTGTTAattgtgtaaaagaaaaaactaaagGAGATGAAATTAAATTACTCTTGGTGAGAGAATTTAGAAAATGTTTCGGCAACCTACACGAAGGTGAATTGCTCAGAAGTTCATTTAACATAATGGGTGTCTAATTAAATGTTTGTAGCTTCATTGCTAACttgttttatcttctttttttctatttgatttACCCATCTTCTGGAATAAAACATTACGTTCTTTAAGATgaactatttttcaaaattatccaTAGATTTGttaagttatttaataattatcatttaaataattacaaaataacagatgttttaaaaataaattctataaagattgaaaaaaaaattcaaattcactGTGCTACAGTGTTATTGGTCATTGAGGGAAGTATAGGgagaaaatttaattattaaatttagttttttatttaagaaaaaataatatgagAAGATCAAAATAACAAAGATCACAAAAACATCACATCATCTTTCATCCAAAACTttaaagtaataaatttgtattttttttcttatatattgaagttatatatttataaacaatAGGTATATATAACTCTGATTCAGGATACATACAGTCTTGTTTGTGAGTGGGATCTCTGCCTCTGGTCACAATACATATAGAGTAGGATGGGGTGGCATGTCTCATTATGGTGGTGCTACAAAGGTGTGTTAGAAAGACTTTTTAATACTCAAGTCAATATCTTACTTATATGCTCCAAAAATTGATCTGAAGATTTGTATGATGATTTTGATTGTGATTTTAAAGATGGTGGAGATTATTAATTTGAAGATTTTGGAGATTTGAAGGATGTTTGTGGTTGATAGAATGCAAATATTCAAGGAGGAAATAATTGGGTTTGACCCAAATTCTTTATTTGCATATTGTTACCCATAAACAATTTTCCATTTTATTAATGATTAGAtgcatttttgtaattaatattgACAAATATGTCCTACATTGCATAAGTATTAATTGATatgttgaaaaaaattattgataatatttaaaatataaattacagttgtataaagtttttatttttaaaaaacctaaaaacatttaattaatagaattttttttctaataatttacAAATATTCCATTGTATTCAATGTTTATGGAAGAAggtttaaattgaaaaaaaaattgaacaagtTCAAGgcccaaaaatatgtaaaaagaaagatatttattatatttttttatgaacaatgaataatttaaaactaaatgaTGTTACAACCTTTAACCTTTatacagaagaaaaaaaaccctCCAAACTTGATTCTAAAAGGAACACTTCATAGCAACTCAACAGATAAACAATGGTCACATTATGCTTCCTAACATATTTAACttatacaaacaaaaaaaaattagccaatatcttttataacaaaaagaatatttgttataaaataaagaatactCTACACTactactagaaaattattaaatataaattaattttaaatataaaaaataattaattactatattgatttatttatgttatagattaaaaaattattagtatctcaaataattttattattaataaaaatttataaattaatttttatattgatatctaattggttaataattttatttacaaacaattggtagataaaataatatatattttttagtgtataaaataatatataatttaattaatatagtaataaattatttttaatttttaaaattagtttttatttaataattttgtagtgTGAAAAAAACTTGtatgataatgttctttatgaGAAAAAACTTGGTCAACATGAGCAACCACctagaaaggaaaaaaagagaaaaagaaagaacagTTATGTGTATGATATGTGATATAATgttataagaaaagaaaaatactaaGTGTTGGTGAAGCATATAATATACAAATGTGTATATGAATCTATTCTTATTTGGTTGAAGAGAAAAAATTGTGGCTGATACTGCACCACTTTTGCAAGCTTCATCTGCATAAGGCATTAAGCCACATTCTAACAAATTTATATGAGTAACTCCTGTTCCTTAACATATGATGAAGGCGTTGACAAGAGCATGTATATATAAATAGACACATTCAACAACATATCAAGattcatttaaattattaatcatATACACTATTAGTATTACTCTagaaagattatatatatatatatatagcagcAGAATATATATGCATATACATTAACTGCAGCAGAAAACTGGAGAAGTAGACAATTACTCGGAGATGGTTTTCGAGCACTGATATTGTGAGTTctatatgatatattttataagGTTGTGCTAATATATGATGAAGAAGCATATATGATATTGGTGTTACAGAACATAAACAGAGAGGCAAATGGCAGATGTTAAATAAAATGGAACTCTAGCTAGGATGAATGCACTGAAAAAATGTGGGGTCGTTGGGAATCAAAACTTAAAAGAAAGTGGCTTAAATATCAAGAAACAACACTGtaataatatattgattaatgTGTTGATGCCCCTTAAAAGTCTTTCattattatatcatatttataaTGGGGTTTTGCACGGGTTCATCACTTTGTGGTTATCATATCAAATCCCATATAATTGACTTTATCATTGCCCATGATTGTCTTTCATTGCTACTTTGCTTTTTGAACCCAGGAAATACATATATAGTGATCCCCAGGCCctaacatttatatatatttatatttatatacacACATACAACAAGCTAATTAACATCAAAAGTTCCATGCTCCAAATCACTATACTGATTTTTGATTTGATAGATGTGTGTATTAGTAAAAATACTAGATGTCGCGTAATGCTATTTAATTACAACATTAATCATTGCAAACACAGTTTCATATAACTATATTTGGCTtcactcacttttttttttcttagttcaAATCAAGTTTTGCCTTTATATACACATTTTGTGATTATCTCTACCGGCAAA encodes:
- the LOC137839324 gene encoding uncharacterized protein; this encodes MTCNPSWSEILSELKNFQTPQDRPDLVTRIFRAKFEQLKEDVIDKGLLGKVKSYMYVTEFQKHGLPHVHMLLILQDNDKLRDPEDYDSIVRAEIPKSEEEPQLHEDVLKHMIHGPCRTLNPRSPCMKHNQCKKKYPKEFLEETRQGNASYPQYKRRFNASVSINRNANVDNR